Proteins co-encoded in one Sulfurimonas sp. HSL1-2 genomic window:
- a CDS encoding cold-shock protein, with protein MANLKHGTVKWFNSEKGFGFIAPKEGGDDVFVHFRQVNNSGYGRVELNEGQEVTYEIGQGQKGPQAENVTAL; from the coding sequence ATGGCAAATCTTAAACACGGAACCGTTAAATGGTTCAACAGCGAAAAAGGCTTTGGTTTTATCGCCCCGAAAGAGGGTGGTGACGACGTATTTGTACACTTCCGCCAGGTCAACAACAGCGGCTACGGCCGTGTCGAACTCAACGAGGGACAAGAAGTCACGTACGAAATCGGCCAGGGGCAAAAAGGCCCGCAGGCAGAGAACGTTACGGCGCTCTAA
- a CDS encoding superoxide dismutase: protein MAFELMKLPYEETALEPMISAETIQYHYGKHHQGYVNNLNKLIEGGKYADASLLEIIRKSKGPTFNNAAQVFNHDFYWYGLTTEKTSPSTVLMDKIEHDHGSMEDFKDAFLNAAASLFGSGWCWLVVQDGSLAIKKYSNAETPVKDGLRPLLVCDVWEHAYYIDQRNNRAAYLENWWKLVNWKFVSDNYAAKEDDPIIGYN, encoded by the coding sequence ATGGCATTCGAACTGATGAAACTGCCCTATGAAGAGACGGCACTGGAACCGATGATCTCCGCGGAGACGATACAGTATCACTACGGCAAGCACCACCAGGGCTACGTGAACAATCTCAACAAGCTGATTGAAGGGGGCAAATATGCGGATGCATCGCTGCTGGAGATCATCCGCAAGTCCAAAGGGCCGACGTTCAACAATGCCGCGCAGGTCTTCAACCACGATTTCTACTGGTACGGCCTGACGACGGAGAAGACCTCGCCTTCCACCGTGCTCATGGACAAGATCGAGCATGACCACGGCTCCATGGAGGACTTCAAGGATGCCTTCCTCAACGCCGCCGCCAGCCTCTTCGGTTCGGGATGGTGCTGGCTGGTCGTTCAGGACGGCAGCCTCGCCATCAAGAAGTACAGCAATGCCGAAACGCCCGTGAAAGACGGCCTGCGCCCGCTGCTCGTCTGCGACGTCTGGGAGCACGCCTACTACATCGACCAGCGCAACAACCGCGCGGCCTACCTGGAAAACTGGTGGAAGCTCGTTAACTGGAAGTTTGTTTCGGACAACTACGCCGCCAAAGAGGACGACCCGATCATCGGGTACAACTAA
- a CDS encoding response regulator has protein sequence MKPGIMIVEDESIIALNIKEILLMQGYEVTGIAPDSASAFALLERRKPDMILMDITLKNREDGIELARNITANLEIPIVFLTANDKERTIERAIDITPYGYILKPFKEAVLKTTIEIALKNFAANRNLSTTIDAINHEYTTIQNRLLLEENAKSHFVRLKYGYLYDTQEDVLLLSGKEVPLNDKEKKFMRLVVKNFGKVVSVEQIENYVWDGELVGEGALRSLIFRIRQKIPKDLITCYSKIGYKVTLG, from the coding sequence ATGAAGCCGGGCATCATGATCGTCGAAGATGAGAGCATCATCGCCCTGAATATCAAGGAGATCCTGCTGATGCAGGGGTATGAGGTGACGGGGATCGCCCCGGACAGTGCGAGCGCATTCGCCCTCCTGGAGCGCAGGAAACCGGACATGATCCTGATGGACATCACGCTTAAAAACCGTGAGGACGGCATTGAACTCGCCCGGAACATTACGGCAAACCTGGAGATCCCCATCGTCTTCCTGACGGCGAACGACAAAGAGAGAACGATCGAGCGGGCGATCGACATCACGCCGTACGGCTACATCCTCAAGCCGTTCAAAGAAGCGGTGCTGAAAACGACGATCGAGATCGCTTTGAAGAATTTTGCGGCCAACCGTAATCTCTCGACGACAATCGATGCGATCAACCATGAGTACACCACCATCCAGAACCGGCTCCTGCTGGAAGAGAATGCGAAAAGCCATTTTGTCAGGTTGAAGTACGGCTATCTCTATGATACGCAGGAGGATGTGCTGCTGCTGTCGGGAAAAGAGGTGCCGCTGAACGATAAAGAGAAGAAGTTCATGCGACTCGTGGTGAAAAATTTCGGCAAAGTCGTCAGTGTCGAACAGATCGAGAATTATGTCTGGGACGGAGAACTGGTCGGGGAGGGGGCCCTGCGTTCCTTGATCTTTCGTATTCGGCAGAAGATTCCCAAGGACCTCATTACCTGCTACTCCAAGATCGGCTACAAGGTCACCCTCGGGTGA
- a CDS encoding histidine kinase dimerization/phosphoacceptor domain -containing protein, whose amino-acid sequence MDQTYIGFSDRHKAKIQAAGFAFAGVIGVAIVDRISIGLTQIKADTYGLPFLIGVLFFLLSATFLYSLLRKTAMVAEKAQATLAACQREEKEELQLFNFALDNSADAIYWFTFDTRFFYVNDAACKMLGYSKEELLQKKLCEIDPNSNLNSRAFLEEIKARGFVCFESIQIRKDGSRFPASVSTNYFCNGTHEFVCAFGRDITEQKAKEKIIIEQNSALKHSLEEKEALIKEIHHRVKNNLEVISSLLQMQNRRETDRHVKEALSKSQSRIFAIALVHEMLYKNSGLATIDMKQHLERLSGAMMELYDPSGDIAVHVEAENVSLSMDNAVLVALIVHELFLNAIKHAFKGAGRGEIRIFIRHAEDGSIYFGVRDNGVGFDPKTTDMTNTLGCQLINSITEFQLNGTIAVVNDNGFCCTIRFTPSEQGSK is encoded by the coding sequence TTGGACCAGACGTATATTGGATTTTCCGATCGGCACAAGGCGAAGATCCAGGCCGCCGGGTTTGCTTTCGCCGGTGTTATCGGGGTCGCGATCGTTGACAGGATTTCGATCGGCCTGACGCAGATCAAAGCGGATACCTATGGTCTCCCTTTCCTGATCGGCGTCCTTTTTTTCCTGTTAAGCGCCACGTTTCTCTACTCTTTGCTGCGCAAAACGGCCATGGTCGCCGAAAAGGCACAGGCGACGCTGGCGGCCTGCCAGCGCGAGGAGAAAGAGGAGCTCCAGCTCTTCAACTTTGCCCTGGACAACAGCGCGGACGCCATCTACTGGTTTACCTTCGACACCCGATTTTTCTATGTCAACGACGCCGCCTGCAAGATGCTGGGGTATTCGAAAGAGGAGCTGCTGCAGAAGAAACTGTGCGAGATCGATCCCAACAGCAATCTGAACAGCAGGGCGTTTCTCGAAGAGATCAAAGCGCGCGGCTTCGTCTGCTTCGAGAGCATCCAGATCCGCAAGGACGGCAGCCGCTTCCCCGCGTCGGTATCGACGAACTATTTCTGCAACGGGACGCATGAGTTCGTCTGCGCGTTCGGCCGGGACATCACCGAGCAGAAAGCAAAAGAGAAGATCATCATCGAACAGAACAGCGCGCTGAAGCACTCCCTGGAGGAGAAGGAGGCCCTGATCAAGGAGATCCACCACAGGGTGAAGAACAACCTGGAAGTGATCTCCTCGCTGCTGCAGATGCAGAACCGCCGTGAAACGGACCGGCATGTCAAAGAGGCGCTCTCCAAGAGCCAAAGCCGTATTTTCGCCATTGCGCTCGTCCATGAAATGCTCTACAAGAACTCCGGGCTTGCGACGATCGACATGAAACAGCACCTCGAGCGCCTCTCCGGGGCGATGATGGAGCTTTATGACCCGAGCGGGGACATCGCCGTGCATGTCGAAGCGGAAAACGTCAGCCTCTCGATGGACAACGCCGTGCTGGTCGCCCTGATCGTGCATGAGCTTTTTCTCAATGCGATCAAACATGCATTCAAAGGGGCCGGCCGCGGAGAGATCCGCATCTTCATCCGTCATGCGGAGGACGGGAGCATCTATTTCGGCGTACGCGACAACGGCGTCGGCTTTGACCCGAAAACGACGGACATGACCAATACCCTGGGGTGCCAGCTGATCAACTCCATCACCGAATTCCAGCTCAACGGAACGATCGCGGTCGTCAACGACAACGGCTTCTGCTGCACCATCCGTTTCACCCCCAGCGAGCAGGGAAGCAAATGA
- a CDS encoding cytochrome c — MTRLAITLLFAGTSMFAVELGKQYRFADGKEAFQKVCAHCHTLKTAPHSIFTKMDDAAGVKARAEGIFQTVRHGSNAMPAFRKSEIDDATLMDLATSLADGTIADPTAK, encoded by the coding sequence ATGACACGATTGGCTATCACGCTTCTGTTCGCAGGCACGTCCATGTTCGCGGTCGAACTTGGCAAGCAATACAGATTCGCAGACGGAAAAGAGGCATTTCAAAAAGTATGCGCGCACTGCCATACGCTGAAAACCGCACCGCACTCCATTTTTACCAAAATGGACGATGCCGCCGGCGTGAAGGCGAGAGCGGAAGGGATTTTCCAGACGGTGAGACACGGCAGCAACGCCATGCCCGCCTTCCGGAAATCGGAAATAGACGACGCGACGCTGATGGATCTGGCGACGAGCCTGGCCGACGGCACGATTGCCGATCCCACGGCAAAGTGA
- a CDS encoding twin-arginine translocation signal domain-containing protein: MYRRAFMKHAALAAAAAALSTPLAMAGAEGSEGGRIITIVSAAADETGYANAPSTGDILRLGSDRLENFRLLAAAIAENSGATFCGLVAPSDYALLQQAAMPARVSFVSEITHMPSASGMNHTESTLSATTMKKVFDHIDTVPTDRYGLAVSAYHTVIGLNAAAVAKRHDFTTGHFAQNAFVSFVFKA, translated from the coding sequence ATGTATCGTAGAGCTTTCATGAAACACGCCGCGCTGGCCGCGGCCGCGGCGGCGCTCTCCACCCCGCTCGCCATGGCAGGCGCCGAGGGCAGCGAAGGCGGCAGGATCATCACTATCGTTTCCGCTGCCGCCGACGAAACCGGCTACGCGAACGCCCCCAGTACGGGTGACATCCTCCGGCTGGGCAGCGACAGGCTGGAGAACTTCCGCCTGCTCGCCGCGGCCATCGCCGAAAACAGTGGCGCGACGTTCTGCGGCCTGGTGGCGCCGAGCGATTACGCCCTGCTGCAGCAGGCGGCCATGCCGGCGCGGGTCTCCTTCGTTTCCGAGATCACCCATATGCCCTCCGCATCGGGGATGAACCATACGGAATCGACCCTCTCCGCCACGACGATGAAAAAGGTTTTCGATCATATCGATACGGTCCCGACCGACCGGTACGGTCTGGCGGTCTCGGCCTACCACACCGTCATCGGGCTCAATGCGGCGGCCGTCGCCAAACGACACGACTTTACCACCGGACATTTCGCGCAGAACGCGTTTGTCTCATTCGTATTCAAAGCATAA
- a CDS encoding FAD-binding oxidoreductase, protein MSKKLTAMPKNVSHETMQKAIKAFVKIVGKENVLIGDEEMLPYEKIMMAVPIEEHMPALAVQASTKEQVVEIVKVCDRYVIPLWTFSTGKNMGYGTAAPAQRGAVILDLHKMNRIIEVNPDLCYAIVEPGVTYQQLFDYIHEKGYKLWLSCPAPSAIASPLGNTMDRGVGYTPYGEHFMMQCGMEIVLADGSEFRTGMGGIENSTSWGVFKWGYGPYLDGIFTQSNYGICTKMGMWLMPEPPAYKPFCITFDKVEDVEKIVEVLRPLRIANIIPNAFTIASTLYEAAGVVSRADYAEGNRAITDAEIEKIKKDTGMGTWNVYAGLYGTEEANELNWKIIQSAVSANFKNVAFLTAAEMGDDPIFTYRADLMRGYMTLQEFGLYNWRGGGGSMWFAPVAPAEGKHTLNQSALAKKILNKYEFDYVAEFIVGWRDMHHIVDLLYNRNDPEEMQRAHDCYAELVREFAAQGYGVYRTSSGFMDLVAETYGPEIHNVFQKIKRALDPKGILAPGKSGIY, encoded by the coding sequence ATGAGTAAAAAACTGACGGCCATGCCGAAAAACGTTTCGCATGAAACCATGCAGAAAGCCATCAAGGCGTTTGTCAAAATCGTGGGCAAGGAGAACGTGCTCATCGGCGACGAGGAGATGCTCCCCTACGAGAAGATCATGATGGCCGTGCCCATCGAAGAGCATATGCCGGCACTCGCCGTCCAGGCGTCAACCAAAGAGCAGGTCGTGGAGATCGTCAAGGTGTGCGACAGATACGTCATCCCGCTCTGGACCTTCTCGACGGGCAAGAACATGGGGTACGGTACCGCCGCGCCCGCGCAGCGCGGGGCGGTCATCCTCGACCTGCACAAGATGAACCGCATCATCGAGGTGAACCCCGATCTGTGCTACGCCATCGTCGAGCCGGGCGTGACCTACCAGCAGCTCTTCGACTACATCCATGAAAAAGGGTACAAACTGTGGCTCTCGTGCCCGGCGCCCAGCGCCATCGCCAGCCCCCTGGGCAACACGATGGACCGCGGCGTCGGCTATACGCCCTACGGCGAACACTTTATGATGCAGTGCGGCATGGAGATCGTCCTGGCCGACGGCTCGGAGTTCCGGACCGGGATGGGCGGGATCGAAAACTCCACGAGCTGGGGCGTCTTCAAATGGGGCTACGGCCCCTACCTCGACGGCATCTTCACGCAGAGCAACTACGGCATCTGTACGAAAATGGGGATGTGGCTGATGCCCGAGCCGCCGGCGTACAAGCCCTTCTGCATCACCTTCGACAAGGTCGAGGATGTCGAGAAGATCGTGGAGGTCCTGCGCCCGCTGCGCATCGCCAACATCATCCCCAACGCCTTTACCATCGCCAGCACGCTCTATGAAGCGGCCGGCGTCGTCAGCCGCGCGGACTATGCCGAGGGGAACCGCGCCATCACCGACGCGGAGATCGAAAAGATCAAAAAAGATACCGGCATGGGGACGTGGAACGTCTATGCGGGACTGTACGGGACCGAAGAGGCCAACGAGCTCAACTGGAAGATCATCCAGTCGGCCGTCTCCGCCAATTTCAAAAATGTCGCCTTCCTGACCGCGGCCGAGATGGGGGACGACCCCATCTTCACATACCGCGCCGACCTGATGCGGGGCTACATGACCCTCCAGGAGTTCGGCCTCTACAACTGGCGCGGCGGCGGGGGGAGCATGTGGTTCGCACCGGTGGCACCCGCCGAGGGTAAACATACGCTGAACCAGTCCGCCCTGGCCAAAAAGATCCTGAACAAATACGAATTCGACTACGTCGCCGAGTTTATCGTGGGGTGGCGGGACATGCACCATATCGTCGACCTGCTCTATAACCGCAACGATCCCGAGGAGATGCAGCGCGCGCATGACTGTTACGCGGAGCTGGTCCGGGAGTTTGCCGCCCAGGGCTACGGCGTCTACCGCACCAGCAGCGGGTTTATGGACCTCGTCGCCGAGACGTACGGTCCGGAGATCCACAACGTCTTCCAGAAAATCAAACGCGCCCTCGACCCCAAGGGGATCCTGGCACCGGGCAAGTCGGGGATCTATTAA
- a CDS encoding DUF3530 family protein: MHRLLLTALVPLSLLAVTLPEKALYLEGASDKGIILAHGKGMHPDFKVVGPLRKALNEDLEFHTLSLQMPTNHEDYEGYEVEQPRVDAMIDQAIVYLKEHGVKTIYLMGHSLGAGMTSSYLVSHPDTSVEGYIAVGCRGNGSKVVSCNDNMPKINISVLDVWGRANGEDEGFAATRAKLVGPKYKQYGIDGANHVLDGAEGFFVDEVETWLEGQEAE; the protein is encoded by the coding sequence ATGCACCGTCTGCTGCTGACCGCTCTTGTTCCCCTCTCCCTGCTGGCCGTCACGCTACCCGAAAAAGCCCTCTACCTTGAAGGTGCCAGTGACAAAGGCATCATCCTCGCGCACGGCAAGGGGATGCATCCCGATTTCAAAGTCGTCGGGCCGTTGCGTAAGGCGCTGAACGAAGACCTGGAGTTCCACACCCTCTCTTTGCAGATGCCGACGAACCACGAGGATTACGAGGGATACGAAGTGGAGCAGCCGCGTGTGGACGCCATGATCGACCAGGCCATCGTCTACCTGAAAGAGCACGGGGTGAAGACGATCTACCTTATGGGGCACTCGCTGGGAGCGGGGATGACTTCGAGTTACCTCGTTTCGCACCCCGATACGTCCGTTGAGGGGTACATCGCCGTGGGGTGCCGCGGCAACGGCAGCAAGGTCGTCTCCTGCAACGACAATATGCCGAAGATCAACATCAGTGTGCTGGACGTCTGGGGCAGGGCGAACGGGGAGGACGAAGGGTTCGCCGCGACGCGCGCCAAACTCGTGGGACCGAAGTACAAACAGTATGGCATCGACGGTGCGAACCATGTGCTCGACGGCGCCGAGGGGTTCTTTGTCGATGAGGTCGAGACGTGGCTGGAAGGTCAGGAAGCGGAGTGA
- a CDS encoding ABC-F family ATP-binding cassette domain-containing protein, producing the protein MIQFSNLSKSFGSQELFSNLNFQLNPGNKVGLVGRNGSGKSTLFKIILGEESPDSGEVLTPKGYRIGALKQYLHFTEPTLREEAALALGEEMKYDVYRVEKILFGLGFDQEDLDKAPGSFSGGYQIRINLAKLLVTEPNLLLLDEPTNYLDILSLRWLKAFLRSFKGEVILITHDRDFMDSIVTHTMGLVRRSLFVIPGDTHKFYDQLKANDELYEKQKAADDKKRKELEDFIARNKARASTAALAQSKVKQLEKMGEMDDLGFDPTLKFDFNFKETPAKVLLEVKDLSFGYTPEHLLFKDVSFTLEKGQCLAIIGKNGTGKSTLLNNIAGELTPLSGEVAFHPSTSFGHFGQTNISRLNPGQTIMEEIYEANPKLSASVVRGICGGMMFSGDLAEKKVSLLSGGEKSRVMLGQILARPANLLFLDEPTHHLDIDSIEALMVAIENFQGSCIIVTHSEEMLRRVADRLIIFSKNGAEYFDGGYDDFLAKIGWGEEDQVEKVKTAPKNNYKANKKEINALTRERSKATAPLRKAVEKLEKAIMEGEARIKSLHAELVSASNSGDNSRVMELHQTVAKEEKAVEADFERLSEAQEELDELMASYEMRFAELEG; encoded by the coding sequence ATGATACAGTTTTCAAACCTCTCCAAGAGCTTCGGCAGCCAGGAGCTTTTCAGTAACCTCAATTTCCAGCTCAACCCGGGCAACAAGGTCGGGCTCGTCGGCCGCAACGGCAGCGGCAAGTCCACGCTCTTCAAGATCATCCTCGGCGAGGAGAGCCCCGACAGCGGCGAGGTCCTCACGCCCAAGGGCTACCGCATCGGCGCGCTCAAGCAGTACCTCCACTTCACCGAGCCCACCCTTCGCGAAGAGGCGGCACTGGCCCTAGGCGAAGAGATGAAGTACGACGTCTACCGCGTGGAGAAGATCCTCTTCGGCCTCGGCTTCGACCAGGAGGACCTCGACAAGGCCCCCGGCTCCTTCTCCGGCGGCTACCAGATCCGCATCAACCTCGCCAAGCTTCTGGTGACCGAACCGAACCTGCTGCTGCTCGACGAACCGACCAACTACCTCGACATCCTCTCCCTGCGCTGGCTCAAGGCTTTTTTGCGCAGCTTCAAGGGCGAGGTGATCCTCATCACCCACGACCGCGACTTCATGGACTCCATCGTGACCCACACCATGGGCCTCGTGCGCCGCAGCCTCTTTGTCATCCCCGGCGACACCCACAAGTTCTACGACCAGCTCAAGGCCAACGACGAGCTCTACGAGAAGCAGAAGGCCGCCGACGACAAGAAGCGCAAGGAGCTGGAAGACTTCATCGCCCGCAACAAGGCGCGTGCCTCCACCGCGGCGCTGGCCCAGTCCAAGGTCAAGCAGCTCGAGAAGATGGGGGAGATGGACGACCTCGGCTTCGACCCCACGCTGAAGTTCGACTTCAACTTCAAGGAGACCCCGGCCAAGGTGCTGCTGGAAGTCAAAGACCTCAGCTTCGGCTATACGCCGGAGCACCTGCTTTTCAAGGACGTCTCCTTCACACTGGAGAAGGGGCAGTGCCTCGCCATCATCGGTAAGAACGGTACGGGTAAATCGACCCTGCTCAACAACATCGCCGGCGAGCTCACCCCTTTAAGCGGCGAAGTGGCGTTCCACCCCTCTACCTCCTTCGGCCATTTCGGGCAGACGAACATCTCGCGTCTCAACCCGGGCCAAACCATCATGGAGGAGATCTACGAGGCCAACCCGAAACTCTCCGCCTCCGTCGTGCGCGGCATCTGCGGCGGCATGATGTTCAGCGGGGACCTCGCCGAGAAGAAGGTCTCCCTGCTCTCGGGCGGCGAGAAGAGCCGCGTCATGCTCGGCCAGATCCTCGCGCGCCCGGCGAACCTGCTCTTCCTCGACGAACCGACCCACCACCTCGACATCGACTCCATCGAGGCGCTGATGGTCGCCATCGAGAATTTCCAGGGCTCCTGCATCATCGTCACCCACTCCGAGGAGATGCTCCGCCGCGTCGCCGACCGGCTCATCATCTTCTCCAAAAACGGGGCCGAGTACTTCGACGGCGGCTATGACGACTTTCTGGCGAAGATCGGCTGGGGCGAGGAGGACCAAGTAGAAAAGGTCAAAACCGCCCCCAAGAACAACTACAAGGCGAACAAAAAAGAGATCAACGCCCTCACCCGCGAACGCTCCAAGGCGACCGCGCCGCTGCGCAAAGCGGTAGAGAAGCTGGAGAAGGCGATCATGGAGGGCGAAGCACGTATCAAGTCGCTCCATGCGGAGCTTGTGAGCGCTTCGAACAGCGGGGACAACTCCAGGGTGATGGAACTCCACCAGACCGTTGCCAAAGAGGAGAAGGCGGTAGAGGCGGATTTCGAACGCCTCTCCGAAGCGCAGGAGGAACTCGACGAGCTCATGGCAAGCTACGAGATGCGCTTCGCGGAGCTGGAGGGGTGA
- a CDS encoding DUF2130 domain-containing protein has protein sequence MSNQTTIQCPNCGTQIDINEILYHQLEDEMKKKFDGEVNEHRKRYKEAMDALKSKEEAFKNQQEKFEEQLRESVSKQLKAERQKLTDALKKQILDEQSEQMAVLQKEIAEKSEQVKELNRTKVEIEQLKREKEEIAEKTEAELQKRINESLKVEREKTEKRLKEQFAEEMSGQLEVLQKELQTKTEQVKELNASKVEIEQLKRQIDEVEEAAQVKAQQQLTEQLKSEKEKIQKLATEQVELKLKEKDEHLEQLKRQLAEAQRKAEQGSMQLQGEAQELAIEEWLTVQYPFDSIEEIKKGARGGDCIQTVHTREMQNCGTIYYESKRTKDFQPAWVEKFKADMRDKGADIGVLVSSAMPSGVDRMQLMDGIWICSYEEFKGLSAVLRESVIRLAHAVQSEENKTDKMSLLYGYLTSNEFRMQIEAIVEGFTQMQSDLDSEKRAMARIWKQREKQIDKVLENTIGMYGSIRGIAGNAIGHIKTLELPYHEDEE, from the coding sequence ATGTCTAATCAAACTACAATTCAATGCCCGAACTGTGGCACTCAAATCGACATCAACGAAATTCTTTACCATCAGCTTGAAGATGAAATGAAAAAGAAATTCGATGGTGAAGTTAACGAACATCGGAAAAGATATAAAGAAGCTATGGATGCTCTCAAGTCCAAAGAAGAAGCATTTAAAAACCAGCAAGAGAAATTCGAAGAACAGTTAAGAGAAAGTGTGTCCAAACAGCTCAAGGCCGAACGACAGAAATTGACCGATGCACTGAAAAAACAGATTTTGGATGAGCAGAGTGAGCAGATGGCTGTGCTTCAAAAAGAGATTGCTGAAAAGTCTGAGCAGGTCAAAGAGCTCAATCGAACCAAAGTGGAGATCGAACAGCTTAAACGGGAAAAAGAGGAAATAGCCGAAAAAACCGAAGCAGAGCTTCAAAAGCGTATCAACGAATCTCTCAAAGTCGAACGTGAAAAGACAGAAAAACGTCTTAAAGAGCAGTTTGCAGAAGAAATGAGTGGGCAATTGGAAGTATTGCAAAAAGAATTGCAGACTAAGACCGAACAGGTTAAAGAACTCAATGCTTCAAAAGTGGAAATAGAACAGCTCAAGCGACAGATTGATGAGGTCGAGGAAGCAGCACAAGTTAAAGCTCAGCAACAACTGACCGAACAGCTCAAAAGCGAAAAAGAGAAGATTCAAAAGCTGGCCACTGAACAAGTCGAGCTTAAACTCAAGGAAAAAGACGAACATCTTGAACAGTTAAAACGCCAGCTTGCAGAAGCACAGCGCAAAGCAGAACAAGGCTCTATGCAGTTGCAGGGTGAAGCACAAGAATTGGCTATTGAAGAATGGCTGACGGTCCAGTATCCATTTGATTCAATTGAAGAGATTAAAAAGGGTGCTAGAGGTGGTGACTGTATTCAGACAGTGCATACTCGTGAAATGCAAAACTGCGGAACTATCTACTATGAGAGCAAACGTACAAAAGATTTTCAACCCGCATGGGTAGAAAAGTTCAAGGCTGATATGAGAGATAAAGGTGCAGACATTGGTGTGTTGGTGAGCAGCGCTATGCCTTCAGGCGTTGACCGTATGCAGTTGATGGACGGAATATGGATATGCTCGTATGAAGAGTTTAAAGGGCTATCAGCCGTTTTGCGTGAAAGTGTTATTCGATTAGCGCATGCTGTTCAGTCAGAAGAAAATAAAACTGACAAAATGAGTTTGCTCTATGGCTATCTGACAAGCAATGAATTCAGAATGCAAATTGAGGCTATTGTTGAAGGGTTCACACAGATGCAAAGCGATCTTGATTCAGAAAAACGCGCGATGGCCCGTATCTGGAAACAACGCGAAAAACAAATAGATAAAGTGCTTGAAAATACAATTGGAATGTATGGTTCTATTCGTGGAATTGCAGGGAATGCTATAGGGCATATTAAAACGCTTGAATTGCCATATCATGAAGATGAGGAATGA